The Tenacibaculum sp. MAR_2010_89 genome has a window encoding:
- a CDS encoding sensor histidine kinase, which yields MNFRKNKYSNRTIKRKYHILFWAGYFLFNVIRWGSYFDDYWYSLKSNLIEFPLHIFIVYANLYFFIPKYLIQKKYKRYITSLFISLSFLYTARTALNYFLVTKNIWPESEGYQEAFTFNHIIAVTLGELYVLALATAIKLTVDWVNQRNRIENLKKEHLKSELNFLKTQIQPHFFFNTLNNLYALTLEKSDLASTVVLKLSDIMQYVIYDVKEPKVKLLKEIEYIQNYLDLELLRCNKNSTVDLNIKGNIANAKVPPLIFLSYIENCFKHGNKNNNDFYIYISFEITQENNLIFSLKNSFEPSLNQKKKRGIGNTNTKRRLDLIFKKNYKLDISQENNLYSVNLEIPLTKKQ from the coding sequence TTGAATTTTAGAAAAAATAAATACTCAAATAGAACCATAAAAAGAAAGTACCATATCCTTTTTTGGGCTGGCTATTTTCTTTTTAACGTTATTAGATGGGGAAGCTATTTTGATGATTATTGGTACTCATTAAAATCTAACTTAATAGAATTCCCTCTACATATATTTATTGTTTATGCTAATTTGTATTTTTTTATTCCAAAATACCTAATACAAAAAAAGTATAAAAGATATATTACATCATTATTTATATCACTAAGTTTTTTATACACTGCTAGAACAGCTCTTAATTATTTCCTAGTCACTAAAAACATATGGCCAGAATCTGAAGGATACCAAGAGGCCTTTACCTTTAATCATATTATAGCTGTTACACTGGGAGAACTATATGTTTTAGCTTTAGCTACAGCTATAAAACTAACAGTAGACTGGGTAAACCAACGCAATAGAATAGAAAATTTAAAAAAAGAGCATTTAAAAAGTGAATTAAACTTTTTAAAAACCCAAATACAGCCACATTTTTTCTTTAACACATTAAACAACCTGTATGCTTTAACTTTGGAAAAATCAGATTTAGCATCAACAGTCGTATTAAAACTATCTGATATAATGCAATACGTTATTTATGATGTAAAAGAACCCAAGGTAAAGCTTTTAAAAGAAATTGAATACATCCAAAACTATTTAGATTTAGAATTACTTCGTTGCAATAAAAATTCAACAGTAGATTTAAACATAAAAGGAAATATAGCCAACGCAAAAGTGCCTCCTTTAATTTTTTTATCATACATAGAAAACTGTTTTAAACATGGAAATAAAAATAATAATGATTTTTATATCTATATTAGTTTCGAAATCACTCAAGAAAACAATTTAATTTTTAGTCTTAAAAATAGTTTCGAGCCTTCTTTAAATCAAAAGAAAAAAAGAGGGATCGGAAATACAAATACGAAAAGAAGGCTTGATTTAATATTCAAAAAAAATTATAAACTTGATATTTCACAAGAAAATAATTTATATTCTGTTAATTTAGAGATTCCTCTAACCAAAAAACAATAA
- a CDS encoding LytTR family DNA-binding domain-containing protein — MKINCVIIDDEPLAINVIKNHLQEFQNINIVDTFNNPLEAINTLEKDPIDVLFLDINMPKMNGLEFLKNIPVKPHVIITTAYREFAAESYDLDVLDYLVKPIPFPRFLKSINKLTQQLHLNQNVKNIHTNEDSYIFLKVDKKLVKVKYDNLLYIESLKDYIKVCTTDGNYIVHKSLTSITEELPSNNFLRIHRSYTIAIDKVNSVEGNSVDINNKRIPIGRKYINNTKQIILNNN, encoded by the coding sequence GTGAAAATTAATTGTGTTATTATAGATGACGAACCTTTAGCTATTAATGTTATAAAAAACCACCTACAAGAATTTCAAAACATAAATATTGTAGATACATTTAATAACCCTTTAGAAGCAATAAACACTCTTGAGAAAGACCCTATAGATGTTTTGTTTTTAGATATTAATATGCCAAAAATGAACGGGTTAGAATTCTTAAAAAATATCCCTGTAAAACCACATGTAATCATTACAACTGCTTATCGAGAATTTGCTGCAGAAAGTTACGATCTAGATGTTCTTGATTACTTAGTAAAACCTATACCTTTTCCACGATTTTTAAAATCGATTAATAAACTTACTCAACAACTACATTTAAATCAAAATGTGAAAAATATTCATACAAATGAAGATTCTTATATTTTTTTAAAGGTAGACAAAAAACTAGTTAAGGTAAAATATGACAACCTCTTGTACATAGAAAGTTTAAAAGACTACATAAAAGTTTGTACTACTGATGGAAACTACATCGTACATAAATCATTAACAAGTATAACAGAAGAACTACCAAGCAATAACTTTTTACGTATTCATAGATCATATACAATTGCTATTGATAAAGTAAATTCTGTTGAAGGAAATTCAGTAGATATAAACAATAAAAGAATACCTATAGGTAGAAAATACATAAACAATACAAAACAAATTATTTTAAACAATAATTAA